The Amycolatopsis methanolica 239 nucleotide sequence TGGACGCGGCCCGGACGGTGCTGGAGACCAACTTCTTCGGCCCGGTCAACGTCTCCCGTGCCTTCGCGCCGATCCTCGGCCGCAACGGCGGGGGCGCGCTGGTCAACGTGCTGTCGGTGCTGTCGTGGCTGGCGCCGCCGGTGACGGCCGACTACAGCGCGGCGAAGGCGGCGGCATGGTCGTTCACCAACTCCGCCCGCTGGGCGCTGCGCCGGCAGGGCACGCTGGTGGTCGGGGTGCACGTCGGGTACATGGACACCGACATGGCCGCGCACGTCGACGGCCCGAAGGTGGCGCCGGAGGACCTCGCGCGGCAGGTCCTGGACGCCGTGGAGAACGGCCAGGAGGAGGTGCTGGGCGACGAGCTGAGCCGCGGCGTCAAGGCGGGGCTCGCCGGACCGGTGGCCGCGTTCGAGCGGTAACCTGCGCCGCATGGGGGATTCCGGTTCGTGTTGCCCGTTCTGCTGTGCTGCGTGGCGGCGTGCTCGTCGCCGGCGCCGCCGGGGCCGCCCCGCCCGCTTCGAGTGCCGAACCCGACGCCCTCCAGACCGTTCTCGGTAAGGACCTTCGCGTCGCTGATCGGGGTCGCCAGCGGCAGCGTCACGGACGAGATCCGGACCCGGCTGATGCGGTCAAGGGTGGCGCTCATGCGGTCTTCTCCCTGGTGTCGAACTCGATGCGCTTGATCTTGCCCATCACGGCGAACCCGATGAGGGCGAGGACACCGTGCGCGGCGACGAACCACAGTGCGGTGTCGAAGGAACCGGTCGCCTGCACGGTGTAGCCGATGACGATGGGCGTCACGATGCCCGCCGCGTTGCCGAAGGCGTTCATCGTGGATCCGACGAAGCTGGTCGCCTGCGGCGGCGCGATGTCGGTGGTGATCGCCCACCCGAGGGCGCCGAGGCCCTTGCCGAAGAACGCCAGCGTCATGATCGCGACGATCAGCGCGCTGCTGTCGGTCAGGCTGCACAGCGCGAAGCTGGTGGCCAGCGCCATCCCGGTCACGGACGGGATCTTGCGCGCCGCGGTGAGCGAGGCCCCGCGGCGCAGCAGGGCATCCGAGACGAACCCGCCCGCCAGGCCGCCGGCGAACCCGCACAGCGCGGGCAGCGCGGCCACGAACCCCACCTCCAGCAACGCCAACCCGCGCCCCTCGACCAGGTAGACCGGGAACCACGTGATGAAGAAGTAGGTGAGCGCGTTGACCGCGTACCGCGAGATGTAGACACCCCACAGCGGCCGCGTCGAGAAGATCTTCGCGATCGTGCGCCGGTCCAGCGGGACGCGTTGTTCGGCCCGGGTGCACGCTTCGTCGAGGTCGACCAGCGCGCCGCCGGTGGTCATGGTGTCCAGTTCGGCCGGGGTCACGCGGCGGTGGTGGCGCGGCGAGTCCATCCAGCGCGACCACCCCACGGCGAGCGTCAGCCCGAGCACGCCGAGCATGACGAACACCCAGCGCCAGCCGAGCTCGTGCGTGATCCACCCCATGACCGGGGCGAACAACGCGGTCGCGAAGTACTGCGCGGAGTTGAACACCGCGGTGGCCCGTCCGCGTTCGGCGGTCGGGAACCAGGTGTTCGCTACGCGCGCGTTCACCGGGAACGCCGGCGATTCGAACACGCCCAGCAGCAGCCGGAGCGCGAACACGATGGTGACCGCGACCAGCACCGGCGTGGTGATCAGGCCGACCAGGCTGATCGCGGCGGTCACGACCGTCCACAGCGCGAGGCTGAGCGCGTAGATGCGGCGGGCGCCGAAGCGGTCCAGCAGCACGCCGCCGGGCAGCTGGCCGAGCACGTAGGCCCAGCTGAAGGCGGAGAAGATGTAGCCGAGCTGGACCGTGCTGAAGCGGAGCTCGGCCGAGATGCTGCTGCCGGTGATCGACAGGCTGCTGCGGTCGGCGTAGTTGATCGCGGTGATGATGAAGATCAGGCTGAGAACCAGGTACCGGGGGGGGGAATGCGACGGCGTCCGGTCGCGGTGCTCGCCACCGCCGGCGCCGTCTCCTCGAGACCTCGACTTCGGCATGTTTCACTAGCCGAACAGCATATCTCAATCTGCGGATTTCACTAGCCCCATGAGGTGAGCCGCCTGCTGTCCCCTGCTCCGCACGCCAGCCTTCGCCAAGACGGCCTCGATCCCGAGCGCGTCCACGATGTCCACAGTGGACGCGCCAGAGCACTAGGACCCGCGATCCGGCGCTTCCCGGCCACCCGCGTTCCACCACGGCACGCATCACGAGCCGCCACCCGGTACTGTCCGGCCGCCCGCACTCCGCCACAGCCATCACCCGCGGTCCAGCACTGTCCGGCCCCGCACATCCCACGGCAGGACTGGCTGTGATCGACAGCGCGGCGTTTCCCGGCCGCGCGCCTCCGAGCCCTGACCATTCCGGCTGCGCGTGGGTTCCAGGCGGCACGGTTTCCGGCTGTACCACCGGTCGCAGGATCGCGGCGATCCCCGCACCACGGTGGTGCAGCGCGCTCAGGCACTACACGTGCGGCTTCATGATTCTCTCCTCCCTCGTGCTGCTCGTTTGCTGTCAGCCGTGGTGCACCGCCTCCACGTTGTGCCCATCGGGGTCGCGCAGGAACACCGCGTAGTAACCCGGGTGGTACTCGGGCCACTCGCGGGGCGCGTGCAGCACCTCGACACCCGCCTCGACGGCCGCGGCGTGCACGGCGTCCACCGCGTCCCTGCCGGGCGCTCGGAAGGCCACGTGCAACTCGCGGGTTTCCGCGCCGCCCGCGGAACTCAGCCAGAAGTCGGGATTGCCGTCCGGCCCGGCCATCCCCACCACCACACTGTCGCCCGCGGGAAAACGCATCGCCTCCCGTAACCCGATCGGCCCGAACACGCGCTGATACAGGGCGGCGGAAGCCTCGACGTCGGCCACCTGAACTCCGAGATGATCCAGCATGCGCGAAGGCTAACCGGCACCACCGACAATTTCCGGCCGCCACGTTCCGGACCCCCCTCAGGAGTCCACAGTAGACAGCGTACGGAACGCGGAATAACCGTGGTAACGTTCCTCCATGGGGGAAAATTCACCAACATTGCAGTCCGTCTCGAACGCATTGCGCCTGGTGCTGTTGCTCCGCGCCCAGGAGGACGTCGGGGTGACGGACGCGGCGCGGCACCTCGGCGTCGGCCCGTCCACGGCGCACCGCCTGCTGACCACCTTGCAGCACCACGGCTTCGCCGAGCAGACCCACGGCGGCCGCCGCTACCGCATCGGCCCGTCGATGACCATGTCCAGCGAGACGCAGGCGGTCGAGCACTGCCTGGAGGTCGCGTACCCGCTCATGCAGCAGCTGCGCGACGAATCGCGGGAGACCGTGCACATCTCGGTGCTGGCCGGCGCGCGGGTGAAGTTCGTCGCCGCCGTCGAATCGCCGCTGCTGATGCGCGTCGCGAGCCGGGTCGGCCTGAGCATGCCGGCGCACGTGTCCGCCGCGGGCAAGGTGCTGCTCGCCGAACTCACCGACGACCAGCTGGCCGAGCTGTACCCGGACGAGGAACTGACCGGCGCGACCGACGCCGGCCTGCACACCCGCACCGCACTCCGGCGGGAGCTTGCGGGCGTGC carries:
- a CDS encoding MFS transporter, whose product is MPKSRSRGDGAGGGEHRDRTPSHSPPRYLVLSLIFIITAINYADRSSLSITGSSISAELRFSTVQLGYIFSAFSWAYVLGQLPGGVLLDRFGARRIYALSLALWTVVTAAISLVGLITTPVLVAVTIVFALRLLLGVFESPAFPVNARVANTWFPTAERGRATAVFNSAQYFATALFAPVMGWITHELGWRWVFVMLGVLGLTLAVGWSRWMDSPRHHRRVTPAELDTMTTGGALVDLDEACTRAEQRVPLDRRTIAKIFSTRPLWGVYISRYAVNALTYFFITWFPVYLVEGRGLALLEVGFVAALPALCGFAGGLAGGFVSDALLRRGASLTAARKIPSVTGMALATSFALCSLTDSSALIVAIMTLAFFGKGLGALGWAITTDIAPPQATSFVGSTMNAFGNAAGIVTPIVIGYTVQATGSFDTALWFVAAHGVLALIGFAVMGKIKRIEFDTREKTA
- a CDS encoding IclR family transcriptional regulator codes for the protein MGENSPTLQSVSNALRLVLLLRAQEDVGVTDAARHLGVGPSTAHRLLTTLQHHGFAEQTHGGRRYRIGPSMTMSSETQAVEHCLEVAYPLMQQLRDESRETVHISVLAGARVKFVAAVESPLLMRVASRVGLSMPAHVSAAGKVLLAELTDDQLAELYPDEELTGATDAGLHTRTALRRELAGVRAEGFGRNTGESEEGLAALAVPIPRATGRVLCSLALTGPLFRFNPDPAAGVSPRELELTTMLRHSAAQIANQLVY
- a CDS encoding VOC family protein, with the translated sequence MLDHLGVQVADVEASAALYQRVFGPIGLREAMRFPAGDSVVVGMAGPDGNPDFWLSSAGGAETRELHVAFRAPGRDAVDAVHAAAVEAGVEVLHAPREWPEYHPGYYAVFLRDPDGHNVEAVHHG